One stretch of Zingiber officinale cultivar Zhangliang chromosome 6B, Zo_v1.1, whole genome shotgun sequence DNA includes these proteins:
- the LOC121990684 gene encoding uncharacterized protein LOC121990684 — protein sequence MGEHSHGDGRQRQSFTELHNRLDSLDKSLMKLLEGRNKQSATSQSVFPERQRLLPDLPVAEARAKESVMERISLLEHRVAQLRLGIEASKSSSSTTCSIGNPSTSLNPGSKQPFPTRNKQEIVPAQQKDNQQIVLGKPFRNKNNSKCEIEEEDESTSHQQEKDGKNLTGTQQKKIKSKPSKSWRCKRLLGC from the exons ATGGGCGAGCATTCGCATGGCGACGGGCGGCAGCGGCAATCCTTCACGGAGCTACACAACAGATTGGATAGCCTCGATAAGTCCTTG ATGAAGCTGCTAGAGGGGCGGAATAAGCAATCGGCCACGTCACAGAGCGTTTTCCCGGAGAGGCAGCGCTTGCTTCCCGATTTGCCCGTCGCAGAAGCCCGTGCAAAAGAATCGGTTATGGAACGCATCTCGCTGCTCGAGCACCGAGTGGCACAG TTAAGATTGGGAATTGAAGCTAGTAAGTCAAGTTCATCGACTACATGCTCTATTGGGAACCCATCCACAAGCCTCAACCCCGGCAGTAAACAACCTTTTCCCACTAGAAATAAGCAAGAAATAGTTCCTGCTCAACAGAAGGACAATCAACAAATAGTACTTGGCAAACCCTTCAGAAATAAGAACAATTCCAAG TGTGAAATTGAAGAAGAGGATGAATCAACAAGCCATCAGCAAGAAAAGGATGGGAAAAATCTCACTGGCACGCAGCAGAAAAAGATCAAATCCAAACCTAGCAAATCATGGCGATGCAAGAGGTTACTGGGGTGTTGA
- the LOC121989585 gene encoding protein YIF1B-B-like, giving the protein MYSNLGNQAGVQGPAVNPQPNPFGNAFNGAGSGLIRGGLGAYGEKFLGSSSEFMQSNISRYFSNPQYYFQVNDQYVRNKLKVILFPLLHRGHWTRITEPVGGRLSYKPPIYDINAPDLYIPFMAFGTYIILAGFTFGLLGKFSPEALSIQFTRGLAGWFLQVLLLKGLLYSLGSGEAPLLDIVAYGGYAFTGLALTMLARLCWSSSYYFLMPLTSLCMGVFLVKTMKRVLFAEMSRHEKHSSRQHYILLIMAIAQFPLFFWLGKIRA; this is encoded by the exons ATGTATAGTAATCTTGGAAATCAGGCTGGGGTCCAAGGCCCTGCAGTTAATCCTCAGCCTAATCCTTTTGGCAATGCATTCAATGGAGCTGGTTCAGGACTTATTCGAGGTGGTCTAGGGGCATATGGAGAGAAGTTTCTGGGCTCAAGTTCTGAATTCATGCAAAGCAAT ATTAGCAGGTATTTCTCGAACCCGCAGTATTATTTTCAAGTAAACGACCAATATGTGAGAAACAAGCTGAAGGTCATTTTGTTTCCATTACTACACAGG GGCCACTGGACTAGGATTACTGAGCCAGTCGGAGGCAGGCTGTCTTACAAACCACCAATTTATGACATCAATGCACCAGATCTTTACATCCCATTTATGGCGTTTGGCACCTACATTATTCTAGCTGGCTTCACATTTGGTCTTCTAGGAAA ATTTAGTCCAGAGGCATTGAGCATACAGTTCACAAGGGGACTTGCCGGCTGGTTCTTGCAGGTTTTACTATTGAAGGGTTTGTTATATTCATTAGGGAGTGGAGAAGCACCGTTGCTTGATATTGTGGCTTACGGAGGGTACGCTTTCACAGGCCTGGCCTTGACTATGTTGGCTAGGCTCTGCTGGAGCTCCTCCTATTACTTTCTGATGCCATTGACGAGTCTATGTATGGGGGTGTTCTTGGTGAAGACCATGAAAAGGGTGCTTTTTGCAGAGATGAGCCGTCACGAGAAGCATTCGAGCCGGCAGCACTATATCCTTCTCATTATGGCGATTGCTCAATTCCCTCTCTTCTTCTGGCTCGGCAAAATTAGAGCATGA
- the LOC121989586 gene encoding calmodulin calcium-dependent NAD kinase-like isoform X1: protein MAPLADGKPKLLLLHALAVSTACAVTAAAVRYHRRRMQPQLAPVRDLMLAPTLELTDSGRVADLERFSHYVARQMGFEDINECPQLCKLAYDYLKRTKGSEDDIYSFFANERDPDSLYVKLVEELETCILSYFAFHWNHATLLVTQILSAYNGEPKKKLKNFVMEATRKLRFERVSKSLKVTRVFSTLVEEMKAIGYDDDCCNDTMVPAALSDRSPVLLLMGGGMGAGKSTVLKDIQKEAFWLAAKANAVVVEADAFKETDVIYRALSSRGHHNDMLQTAELVHQSSTDAASSLLVTALNEGRDVIMDGTLSWEPFVEQTIAMARNVHLQRYRMGVGYKVAEDGTITENYWEPVEDDEENCTARKPYRIELVGVVCDAYLAVVRGIRRAIIMGRAVRVQSQLKSHQRFANAFPKYCQLVDNARLYSTNAIGSPKLIGWKDGSSNLLVDRHHISCLEDVSNLNDNADSIYELYPKKDACCGAGLVWGDMVLSPTRASIQEELKATIKAIESRAL, encoded by the exons ATGGCTCCGCTCGCTGATGGGAAGCCCAAGCTGCTCCTCCTCCACGCCCTCGCCGTCTCCACCGCCTGCGCCGTCACCGCTGCTGCCGTGCGCTACCACCGCCGGAGGATGCAGCCGCAGCTGGCGCCGGTGAGGGATCTGATGCTGGCGCCGACGCTCGAGCTCACCGACTCTGGGCGCGTCGCGGATCTCGAACGCTTCTCCCACTATGTCG CAAGGCAGATGGGGTTTGAGGACATAAATGAGTGTCCTCAGCTGTGCAAGTTGGCCTACGACTACTTGAAGAGGACCAAAGGGAGTGAAGACGACATATATTCCTTCTTTGCCAATGAGCGAGACCCAGACTCCTTGTATGTGAAGCTTGTGGAGGAACTGGAAACGTGCATACTTAGTTACTTTGCCTTTCACTGGAATCATGCCACTCTTCTTGTTACTCAG ATATTAAGTGCTTATAATGGTGAACCAAAGAAGAAGCTTAAGAATTTTGTAATGGAGGCGACAAG GAAACTACGGTTTGAGAGGGTGTCCAAGAGCCTGAAGGTGACGAGAGTTTTTTCCACATTGGTGGAAGAGATGAAGGCGATTGGCTACGATGATGACTGCTGCAATGACACCATGGTTCCAGCTGCACTCTCTGATCGAAGCCCAGTTCTTCTGCTGATGGGTGGTGGTATGGGAGCTGGCAAGAGCACTGTGCTCAAGGATATACAAAAGGA GGCCTTCTGGTTGGCGGCCAAGGCGAATGCCGTGGTGGTGGAAGCTGATGCATTTAAGGAGACGGACGTTATTTACCGAGCACTCAGTTCCAGAGGTCATCACAATGACATGCTCCAGACTGCTGAACTG GTCCACCAGTCATCCACTGATGCGGCTTCATCCCTCCTCGTTACAGCACTAAATGAAGGCCGAGATGTGATCATGGACGGCACTCTCTCATGGGAGCCATTTGTTGAACAAACAATTGCCATGGCCCGGAATGTCCACCTTCAACGCTACCGTATGGGGGTTGGATACAAGGTTGCTGAGGACGGGACCATCACAGAGAACTACTGGGAGCCAGTGGAGGACGACGAAGAAAACTGTACTGCAAGAAAGCCTTATAGGATTGAGTTGGTTGGAGTTGTGTGCGATGCTTATCTAGCTGTAGTTAGAGGAATCAG GAGAGCTATAATCATGGGGAGAGCAGTGAGGGTGCAGTCCCAATTGAAGTCCCACCAGAGATTTGCCAACGCCTTCCCAAAATATTGCCAACTTGTCGACAATGCCAGGCTCTACTCCACGAACGCGATAGGCTCTCCGAAG TTGATAGGGTGGAAAGATGGGAGCAGCAATTTACTAGTAGATCGTCACCATATCAGTTGTCTAGAAGATGTAAGCAACCTGAACGACAACGCTGATTCGATCTATGAACTCTACCCCAAGAAGGATGCTTGTTGCGGAGCAGGTTTAGTGTGGGGTGACATGGTCTTGTCACCAACAAGAGCATCAATCCAGGAAGAACTCAAAGCAACCATTAAAGCAATCGAGAGTCGTGCTTTGTGA
- the LOC121989586 gene encoding calmodulin calcium-dependent NAD kinase-like isoform X2, producing the protein MGFEDINECPQLCKLAYDYLKRTKGSEDDIYSFFANERDPDSLYVKLVEELETCILSYFAFHWNHATLLVTQILSAYNGEPKKKLKNFVMEATRKLRFERVSKSLKVTRVFSTLVEEMKAIGYDDDCCNDTMVPAALSDRSPVLLLMGGGMGAGKSTVLKDIQKEAFWLAAKANAVVVEADAFKETDVIYRALSSRGHHNDMLQTAELVHQSSTDAASSLLVTALNEGRDVIMDGTLSWEPFVEQTIAMARNVHLQRYRMGVGYKVAEDGTITENYWEPVEDDEENCTARKPYRIELVGVVCDAYLAVVRGIRRAIIMGRAVRVQSQLKSHQRFANAFPKYCQLVDNARLYSTNAIGSPKLIGWKDGSSNLLVDRHHISCLEDVSNLNDNADSIYELYPKKDACCGAGLVWGDMVLSPTRASIQEELKATIKAIESRAL; encoded by the exons ATGGGGTTTGAGGACATAAATGAGTGTCCTCAGCTGTGCAAGTTGGCCTACGACTACTTGAAGAGGACCAAAGGGAGTGAAGACGACATATATTCCTTCTTTGCCAATGAGCGAGACCCAGACTCCTTGTATGTGAAGCTTGTGGAGGAACTGGAAACGTGCATACTTAGTTACTTTGCCTTTCACTGGAATCATGCCACTCTTCTTGTTACTCAG ATATTAAGTGCTTATAATGGTGAACCAAAGAAGAAGCTTAAGAATTTTGTAATGGAGGCGACAAG GAAACTACGGTTTGAGAGGGTGTCCAAGAGCCTGAAGGTGACGAGAGTTTTTTCCACATTGGTGGAAGAGATGAAGGCGATTGGCTACGATGATGACTGCTGCAATGACACCATGGTTCCAGCTGCACTCTCTGATCGAAGCCCAGTTCTTCTGCTGATGGGTGGTGGTATGGGAGCTGGCAAGAGCACTGTGCTCAAGGATATACAAAAGGA GGCCTTCTGGTTGGCGGCCAAGGCGAATGCCGTGGTGGTGGAAGCTGATGCATTTAAGGAGACGGACGTTATTTACCGAGCACTCAGTTCCAGAGGTCATCACAATGACATGCTCCAGACTGCTGAACTG GTCCACCAGTCATCCACTGATGCGGCTTCATCCCTCCTCGTTACAGCACTAAATGAAGGCCGAGATGTGATCATGGACGGCACTCTCTCATGGGAGCCATTTGTTGAACAAACAATTGCCATGGCCCGGAATGTCCACCTTCAACGCTACCGTATGGGGGTTGGATACAAGGTTGCTGAGGACGGGACCATCACAGAGAACTACTGGGAGCCAGTGGAGGACGACGAAGAAAACTGTACTGCAAGAAAGCCTTATAGGATTGAGTTGGTTGGAGTTGTGTGCGATGCTTATCTAGCTGTAGTTAGAGGAATCAG GAGAGCTATAATCATGGGGAGAGCAGTGAGGGTGCAGTCCCAATTGAAGTCCCACCAGAGATTTGCCAACGCCTTCCCAAAATATTGCCAACTTGTCGACAATGCCAGGCTCTACTCCACGAACGCGATAGGCTCTCCGAAG TTGATAGGGTGGAAAGATGGGAGCAGCAATTTACTAGTAGATCGTCACCATATCAGTTGTCTAGAAGATGTAAGCAACCTGAACGACAACGCTGATTCGATCTATGAACTCTACCCCAAGAAGGATGCTTGTTGCGGAGCAGGTTTAGTGTGGGGTGACATGGTCTTGTCACCAACAAGAGCATCAATCCAGGAAGAACTCAAAGCAACCATTAAAGCAATCGAGAGTCGTGCTTTGTGA
- the LOC121989588 gene encoding magnesium transporter MRS2-2-like isoform X2 has protein sequence MNRGGRSAAADSNGVAKNMLTVRNWVSLDCTGRSTVLDVDKHVIMRRAQIHARDLRIIDPLLSYPSAILGRERAIVLNLEHIKAIITAEEVLLRDPSEENVIPVLQELHHRLPANFAHHAEGEAIGHYGVTEVNVPPFEFRALEVALEAICHWLDARTKELEASAYPILDELTCKISSVNLDKVRRLKSTTTRLTASVQKVRDEIEQLLEDDNDMANLYLSRKMATESPRLDDSQTTNSPFLISKSPKISKASVATNQGSDYNVEELEMLLELREYVDDTEDYINLQHDNHRNQLIQLELFLSACTVSLTFYSLVGGIFGMNIPFSWNDNHEYIFNWVVTIGGLISALILVTVLAFARFKGLIGS, from the exons ATGAACCGTGGAGGGCGATCGGCGGCGGCGGATTCGAACGGTGTGGCGAAGAACATGCTGACGGTGAGGAACTGGGTCTCGCTTGATTGCACGGGGAGGAGCACTGTCTTGGACGTGGACAAGCACGTTATTATGCGCAGGGCGCAGATCCACGCCCGGGACCTCAGGATCATCGATCCCTTGCTTTCCTACCCTTCCGCCATTCTAGGCAGGGAGAGGGCCATCGTTCTCAATCTCGAG CATATCAAAGCGATCATCACTGCAGAAGAG GTGTTGCTAAGAGACCCCTCTGAAGAGAATGTTATCCCAGTTTTGCAGGAGCTTCATCATCGTTTGCCAGCTAATTTTGCTCATCATGCAGAGGGGGAAGCAATAGGCCATTACGGAGTCACCGAAGTAAATG TTCCTCCGTTTGAATTTCGGGCCTTGGAAGTTGCTTTAGAAGCTATATGCCATTGGCTTGATGCACGTACAAAAGAATTGGAAGCTAGCGCTTATCCAATCTTAGATGAACTGACATGCAAG ATCAGCAGTGTCAACCTAGACAAGGTGCGGAGGCTTAAGAGTACTACGACAAGGCTGACTGCTAGTGTTCAAAAA GTAAGAGATGAAATTGAACAACTACTAGAGGATGATAATGACATGGCTAATCTTTATCTCTCAAGGAAGATGGCTACAGAGTCTCCACGTTTGGATGACTCCCAAACGACGAACTCAccttttttaatttcaaaatctcccAAAATAAGCAAAGCGAGTGTAGCAACAAATCAAGGAAGTGATTATAATGTGGAAGAGCTGGAGATGCTGCTTGAG CTTCGTGAATACGTTGATGATACTGAGGACTATATCAATTTACAG catgacaaccatcgGAATCAGCTGATCCAG TTAGAACTTTTTTTAAGTGCTTGCACTGTGAGTTTGACTTTCTATTCATTAGTGGGTGGGATTTTTGGCATGAACATTCCATTCTCGTGGAATGACAACCATGAATACATCTTCAATTGG GTGGTTACTATCGGAGGATTGATATCTGCACTGATACTCGTAACTGTTTTAGCTTTTGCTCGTTTCAAGGGCCTTATTGGGTCTTGA
- the LOC121989588 gene encoding magnesium transporter MRS2-I-like isoform X1, with translation MNRGGRSAAADSNGVAKNMLTVRNWVSLDCTGRSTVLDVDKHVIMRRAQIHARDLRIIDPLLSYPSAILGRERAIVLNLEHIKAIITAEEVLLRDPSEENVIPVLQELHHRLPANFAHHAEGEAIGHYGVTEVNVPPFEFRALEVALEAICHWLDARTKELEASAYPILDELTCKISSVNLDKVRRLKSTTTRLTASVQKVRDEIEQLLEDDNDMANLYLSRKMATESPRLDDSQTTNSPFLISKSPKISKASVATNQGSDYNVEELEMLLEAYFIQIDSTLNKLNTLREYVDDTEDYINLQHDNHRNQLIQLELFLSACTVSLTFYSLVGGIFGMNIPFSWNDNHEYIFNWVVTIGGLISALILVTVLAFARFKGLIGS, from the exons ATGAACCGTGGAGGGCGATCGGCGGCGGCGGATTCGAACGGTGTGGCGAAGAACATGCTGACGGTGAGGAACTGGGTCTCGCTTGATTGCACGGGGAGGAGCACTGTCTTGGACGTGGACAAGCACGTTATTATGCGCAGGGCGCAGATCCACGCCCGGGACCTCAGGATCATCGATCCCTTGCTTTCCTACCCTTCCGCCATTCTAGGCAGGGAGAGGGCCATCGTTCTCAATCTCGAG CATATCAAAGCGATCATCACTGCAGAAGAG GTGTTGCTAAGAGACCCCTCTGAAGAGAATGTTATCCCAGTTTTGCAGGAGCTTCATCATCGTTTGCCAGCTAATTTTGCTCATCATGCAGAGGGGGAAGCAATAGGCCATTACGGAGTCACCGAAGTAAATG TTCCTCCGTTTGAATTTCGGGCCTTGGAAGTTGCTTTAGAAGCTATATGCCATTGGCTTGATGCACGTACAAAAGAATTGGAAGCTAGCGCTTATCCAATCTTAGATGAACTGACATGCAAG ATCAGCAGTGTCAACCTAGACAAGGTGCGGAGGCTTAAGAGTACTACGACAAGGCTGACTGCTAGTGTTCAAAAA GTAAGAGATGAAATTGAACAACTACTAGAGGATGATAATGACATGGCTAATCTTTATCTCTCAAGGAAGATGGCTACAGAGTCTCCACGTTTGGATGACTCCCAAACGACGAACTCAccttttttaatttcaaaatctcccAAAATAAGCAAAGCGAGTGTAGCAACAAATCAAGGAAGTGATTATAATGTGGAAGAGCTGGAGATGCTGCTTGAG GCATATTTCATACAAATTGACAGCACTTTGAACAAATTGAATACA CTTCGTGAATACGTTGATGATACTGAGGACTATATCAATTTACAG catgacaaccatcgGAATCAGCTGATCCAG TTAGAACTTTTTTTAAGTGCTTGCACTGTGAGTTTGACTTTCTATTCATTAGTGGGTGGGATTTTTGGCATGAACATTCCATTCTCGTGGAATGACAACCATGAATACATCTTCAATTGG GTGGTTACTATCGGAGGATTGATATCTGCACTGATACTCGTAACTGTTTTAGCTTTTGCTCGTTTCAAGGGCCTTATTGGGTCTTGA
- the LOC121989591 gene encoding transmembrane emp24 domain-containing protein p24beta3-like, giving the protein MERRRSISFGEVFLIVVLLVGCPRRLYALSVTVNDVECVYEFVVYEGDTISGNFVVVDHDIFWNSDHPGIDLIVTSPAGNTVHSLKGTSGDKFEFKAPRSGMYKFCFHNPNRTPETVSFYIHVGHIPNEHDIAKDEHLDPINVKIAQLREALESVTAEQRYLKARELRHRHTNESTRRRLTYYTIMEYVVLALASGLQVVYIRRLFNKSVGYNRV; this is encoded by the exons ATGGAGAGGAGGAGATCAATCAGTTTCGGGGAGGTCTTCTTGATTGTAGTCCTTCTCGTCGGCTGCCCCCGCCGTCTCTACGCTCTGTCCGTCACCGTCAACGACGTGGAGTGCGTCTACGAGTTCGTCGTCTATGAGGGGGACACGATCTCGGGAAATTTCGTAGTCGTGGATCATGACATCTTCTGGAACTCCGATCACCCCGGCATCGATCTTATC GTAACTTCTCCAGCTGGTAACACTGTGCATTCCTTGAAGGGGACATCCGGTGATAAGTTTGAATTCAAGGCCCCACGATCTGGAATGTACAAGTTCTGTTTCCATAATCCAAACAGAACACCAGAGACAGTCTCATTCTACATTCATGTAGGACATATTCCGAATGAACATGACATAGCCAAAGATG AGCATTTGGATCCAATAAATGTGAAAATTGCACAGCTTAGGGAAGCACTTGAATCTGTCACAGCAGAGCAGCGTTATCTAAAAGCACGAGAACTTCGCCATCGTCATA CAAACGAGAGCACAAGACGGCGCCTCACTTACTATACGATAATGGAATACGTTGTGTTGGCTCTCGCGAGTGGGCTTCAGGTTGTTTATATCCGACGCCTTTTCAACAAATCAGTGGGATATAACAGGGTCTAG
- the LOC121989589 gene encoding NADPH-dependent aldehyde reductase-like protein, chloroplastic, translated as MADALPLSGRIAIVTGAARGIGRSVAIHLASLGASLGASLILGDSSDSPSAEQLAAELNASPVNPPRVVALRVDVSDAGDVKSHFNAAESAFGCRAHIVVSCAGICDEKYLSLAETSNEVWERTFAVNARRDFLCCREAANRLVRGGEGRIVCFSSSEVGGLPPGYGACVASKAAVEVMVRELAKELKGTGITANCVAPGSVKTPMCYEGKSDEVVQSTLEEGPMGRLGEVEDIAPVVGFLCTDGGGWVNWQVVRVNGGYMI; from the coding sequence ATGGCCGACGCCCTCCCCCTCTCTGGCCGGATCGCCATCGTCACCGGCGCCGCCCGCGGCATTGGTCGCAGTGTCGCCATCCACCTTGCCTCCCTCGGCGCCTCCCTCGGCGCCTCCCTCATTCTCGGCGACAGCTCCGATTCCCCCTCTGCAGAACAACTTGCCGCCGAGCTCAATGCCTCCCCTGTTAACCCACCTCGCGTCGTCGCCCTCCGCGTGGACGTGTCCGACGCCGGTGACGTAAAATCCCACTTCAATGCCGCAGAATCCGCCTTCGGCTGCCGCGCCCATATCGTCGTCTCCTGCGCCGGGATCTGCGACGAGAAGTACCTATCCCTGGCTGAAACCTCCAACGAGGTCTGGGAACGTACCTTCGCCGTCAACGCCCGAAGGGACTTCCTTTGCTGCCGGGAGGCGGCGAATCGGCTGGTCCGCGGCGGAGAGGGGCGGATCGTGTGCTTCTCGTCCTCGGAGGTGGGTGGGCTCCCGCCTGGGTACGGGGCGTGCGTGGCGTCGAAGGCGGCGGTGGAGGTGATGGTGAGGGAGCTGGCGAAGGAGCTGAAGGGGACGGGGATCACGGCCAACTGCGTGGCGCCCGGGTCAGTGAAAACGCCGATGTGCTACGAGGGGAAGAGCGACGAGGTGGTGCAGAGCACATTGGAGGAGGGTCCGATGGGGCGACTGGGGGAGGTGGAGGACATCGCACCGGTGGTGGGGTTCCTGTGCACCGACGGCGGCGGGTGGGTGAACTGGCAGGTCGTCCGAGTCAACGGAGGCTACATGATTTGA
- the LOC121989590 gene encoding NADPH-dependent aldehyde reductase-like protein, chloroplastic, translated as MAAALPLSGRVAIVTGASRGIGRAIATHLASLGAFLVLGYSSNSVAADQLASQLNSSSDQPPRAVSVRADVSDADAVKFLFDAAESAFGGRAHIFIACAGVLDDKYPTLAATTDEDWDRTFAVNTRGAFLCCREAANRLVRGGGGRIVCITSSSVVSLRPRHAAYVASKAAVEAMVKVLAKEMKGTGITANCVAPGPVATEMFFAGKSDEWVKRIVEECPLGRLGEVEDIAPVVGFLCTDGGEWVNGQVVRANGGYT; from the coding sequence ATGGCCGCCGCCCTCCCCCTTTCTGGTCGCGTCGCTATTGTCACGGGCGCCTCCCGCGGCATCGGCCGCGCCATCGCCACACACCTTGCCTCCCTCGGCGCTTTCCTCGTCCTCGGCTATTCCTCCAACTCCGTCGCTGCTGACCAACTCGCTTCCCAGCTTAACTCCTCCTCAGACCAACCCCCCCGCGCCGTTTCCGTCCGCGCGGACGTCTCCGACGCCGACGCAGTCAAATTCCTCTTCGACGCCGCGGAGTCCGCCTTCGGCGGCCGCGCCCACATCTTCATCGCGTGCGCCGGCGTCCTCGACGACAAGTACCCGACCCTGGCCGCCACCACGGACGAGGACTGGGACCGCACCTTCGCCGTCAACACCCGAGGGGCTTTCCTCTGCTGCCGGGAGGCCGCGAATCGGCTGGTCCGCGGCGGCGGGGGTCGGATCGTGTGCATCACGTCCTCGTCAGTGGTATCGCTCCGGCCACGGCACGCGGCGTACGTGGCGTCTAAGGCGGCGGTGGAGGCGATGGTCAAGGTGCTGGCGAAGGAGATGAAGGGAACGGGGATCACGGCCAACTGCGTGGCTCCGGGGCCTGTGGCGACGGAGATGTTCTTCGCGGGGAAGAGCGACGAGTGGGTGAAGAGGATAGTGGAGGAGTGTCCGCTGGGACGTCTGGGGGAGGTGGAGGACATCGCGCCGGTGGTGGGGTTCCTGTGCACCGACGGCGGCGAGTGGGTGAACGGGCAGGTGGTCCGAGCCAATGGAGGATACACTTAG